A genomic region of Sarcophilus harrisii chromosome 6, mSarHar1.11, whole genome shotgun sequence contains the following coding sequences:
- the NIPAL1 gene encoding magnesium transporter NIPA3, translating to MGTGVMPPPGQPCLPGSVLSLVCSNSYQAWCQITNVSQLKAYVTQENQNSSGTNLSISTSAENRYSLFLGLVLAISSSVFIGSSFILKKKGLLELAKKGITRAGQGGHSYLKEWLWWAGLLSMGLGEAANFAAYAFAPATLVTPLGALSVLISAVLSAHFLNERLNIHGKIGCMLSILGSTVMVIHAPKEEEVTSLHDMEIKLRDPAFISFAVIVIVISLVLIVVIAPKRGQTNILIYISICSVIGVFSVSSVKGLGLAIKELLEQKPVYKDPFVFILLATIIISVSTQINYLNKALDTFNASLVTPIYYVFFTSMVVMCSAILFKEWYSMTAGDVIGTLSGFFTIVIGIFLLHAFKNTDITWSQLTETSKKAQLSPYVNEDRHTLLENVDCDDDLTLFNRMDNRGRC from the exons TGCCAGATCACCAATGTGTCACAGCTAAAGGCTTATGTCACTCAAGAAAACCAGAATTCCAGTGGAACAAACCTGAGCATTTCTACATCTGCCGAGAACCGATACAGCCTCTTTCTTGGCTTAGTCCTGGCCATAAGTTCCAGTGTGTTCATTGGCTCCAGCTTCATACTGAAAAAGAAGGGACTCTTAGAACTGGCTAAAAAGGGAATAACCAGAGCTG gtcaagGTGGACATTCTTACCTGAAGGAATGGCTGTGGTGGGCAGGATTACTCTCAA TGGGACTAGGAGAGGCTGCAAATTTTGCTGCATATGCTTTTGCACCTGCAACATTGGTTACCCCTTTGGGGGCACTGAGTGTTCTTATAAG TGCAGTATTATCAgcccattttttaaatgagagactGAACATTCATGGGAAAATAGGCTGCATGTTAAGTATCTTGGGGTCAACTGTGATGGTTATCCACGCCCCCAAAGAAGAGGAAGTCACATCTCTACACGATAtggaaataaaactaagagatcCAG CATTTATTTCCTTTGCTGTGATCGTAATTGTGATCTCTTTGGTGCTGATTGTGGTCATTGCTCCCAAAAGAGGTCAGACCAATATATTAATCtacatttccatttgttcagtaattggagtattttcagtttcttctgtCAAGGGCTTAGGACTTGCCATCAAGGAGCTGTTGGAACAGAAGCCAGTTTACAAGGATCCCTTCGTCTTTATTTTGTTGGCCACAATAATAATCTCAGTCAGTACTCAGATTAACTATCTCAACAAAGCATTGGATACCTTCAATGCATCTCTAGTGACTCCTATTTATTATGTATTCTTCACATCTATGGTGGTGATGTGTTCTGCCATCTTATTCAAGGAGTGGTACAGTATGACTGCCGGTGATGTCATTGGGACCCTGAGTGGATTCTTCACCATTGTTATTGGCATCTTTCTTCTGCATGCTTTTAAAAACACCGATATTACCTGGAGTCAATTGACAGAGACTTCCAAAAAAGCCCAATTATCTCCATATGTCAATGAAGATAGACACACTTTATTGGAGAACGTAGACTGTGACGATGATCTCACTTTATTTAATCGGATGGACAATCGGGGTCGCTGCTGA